In Verrucomicrobiota bacterium, the genomic stretch TCCGGATTTAAAGCGGGTATTTTTCAAGCTGGCGACTGCCGGCAATGGTGATCCGCGCAGCAAGCAGGCTAGCACGCGCCTGGGGCTGGTTTGCTATGACTTGGAGGAGAAGAAATTTTTATACATGAATGCCAACTGGGGACACCCGGCGTGGCATCCGAACGCCCGAACGATTGTGGAAGCAGGATTGGTGCTCTACGATAGCACCACCGGAAAAGGCCGGCGCGTGCCCGGCCTGCCGTGGTTTGGCGGGGGCCATCCCTCGTTCAGTCCGGATGGCCGACTAGTGGTCACGGATACCACCATGGACAAATTGGGCGGCAACGCCAAAGATTTTGGCGTGATGGTCGCCGATGTGCGCGGGAGCAACTACGTCAACCTGATCCAGTTCAACAATTCCCGCGGCGCCCAATCCTGGCGAAAATCGCATCCCCATCCCGTATTCAGTGCAGATGGACGCCGCATTTACTTTAACGTGAACAGCAACCAATGGACGCAACTTTTCGTCGCGGAATGCGCGCCAGCGAAGAACGAATGACGGTTTTCTTCGGTGATACAAGTTTAGGCTGGTCTCACTGGTGGAATTAAGTTTAGGCTTCAAGCCATGCATGAACGGCCAGAAATAATGCTTTCAGTGGTGGTGCCTGTTTACCAAGAGGAGGCCAATCTGGAGGAATTTCTCCGGCGCACCCAACCCATTCTTGCGGCGATCACCGCGCAGTATGAAATCATTTTTGCCATGGACCCCTCGCCGGATCGGACCGAGGAGATGATCCTGCGTTTCCGGCAACCGGAACCCCGCATCAAACTGCTCAAATTTTCCCGGCGCATCGGGCAGCCGATGGCCACGTTGGCCGGGCTGCAATACGCGATTGGCGCCGCCGTGGTGGTGATGGATGTGGATTTGCAGGATCCGCCGGAACTGATCAAAGAGATGGTGGCTAAATGGCGCGAAGGCTACGAGGTGGTGTTGGCGCAGCGGCGCACCCGGGAAGGCGACACGTGGGCCAAGCGGCTGATCAATCGGGTTGGCTATTTCATCATCAACCGTATTTCGGAACCGCCCATCCCGCCGGAAACGGGGGATTTCCGCCTGTTGAGTCGCCGGGTGGTGGACGAAATCAACCGGCTCAAAGAATGCCACGGCTTTCTCCGCGGCTTGGTGGCAGTGGTTGGGTTCAAGCAGACCATCATCCAGTTCGACCGCACCGCGCGCCACGCCGGGGAGGGCAACTACAATCCGCTCTTGGGCTCATTGCGCATCGGGCTGAATGGGATCGTCTGTTTTTCAAGCTACCTGCTGACGCTCAGTTCAAAAATGGGATTCCTGATCGCGCTCAGCAGTTTCTTCCTTGGCATTTTGTATGCGATCATGAAGATCCTTGGGTTTCCATTCCCCATCGGCAATCCCACCATTGTGATTCTTATCCTGTTCATGGGTGGCATCCAATTGATCAGCGTGGGCATTTTGGGCGAGTACATCGCACGGATTTACGAAGAGGTCAAACAGCGGCCCAAGTTCATTATTGATCAGGCGGTTGGATTTGAGCGCAAGGCGGACGACAACCGGCCAACACCAGCCCCGCGCGCATGAGCACGCCCAAGTGGCCCAAAGTTATCCCGCCGCTGACGCCCGAGCAGCAGCGGATCAGCCATGACTTCATGAAACATTGGCATGAAGTGTTACCGCAGCGTTACGGAATCATCGAATCGTTCAACCATCGCTACCCGGTTAAACACGCGCCGAAACAATTCCGCACCACGTTGGAAATTGGCGCGGGCCTGGGCGAGCACCTGGCGTATGAAACGCTGACGGAGGAGCAGGAGCGCCACTATGTGGGGCTCGATGTGCGGGAGAACATGGCCGCAGAAATGCGCCGACGTTTTCCGCGCGTGCAAGTGCGGGTGGCGGATTGCCAGGCGCGCCTGGATTTTCCCGATGGCCATTTTGATCGCATCCTTGCTATTCACGTGCTGGAGCATCTGCCGAACCTGCCGGCGGCGATCCGCGAAATGCGGCGGCTCTGCCACCCGGAGGGCGTGTTCTCGGTGGTCATCCCGTGTGAGGGGGGGCTGGCCTATACCTTGGCGCGGCGCATTTCCGCGCAACGAATTTTTGAAAAGCGGTACGGGCAATCCTACCAATGGTTCATCCGCCGCGAGCACATCAACCGGCCAGCGGAAATCCTCGCAGAATTGGCCCCGCACTTTTCGATCCGGCACCAACGCTATTTTCCGTTGGGACTGCCGTGGGTGTTTTCCAATTTGTGCATTGGGCTGACGCTGGCGCCCGCGCCGTAAATCTCAAATCGACATGGCAGCGCGTGTATTACTAGGTTCCCCGCTATTTTCGGTGGAATACTCAGTGGAAGCCCGAAGCCCGAAGCCCGAAATCCGAATGCCGAAAGAAATCCGAGATCCGAGATCCGAAAACACGCCACCTCCACGAGGGGAGCCACCGACGCCTGTGGCCGGCGCCGGGCTGGAACAACGCCGAGTTTCAACGTGAAAAGCGCACCGGCCACCAACCGCGTGCCAGCCATCGGATTCCGGATTCGGCATTCTTTCGGTTTTCGGTCCTCGGATT encodes the following:
- a CDS encoding glycosyltransferase family 2 protein, whose product is MHERPEIMLSVVVPVYQEEANLEEFLRRTQPILAAITAQYEIIFAMDPSPDRTEEMILRFRQPEPRIKLLKFSRRIGQPMATLAGLQYAIGAAVVVMDVDLQDPPELIKEMVAKWREGYEVVLAQRRTREGDTWAKRLINRVGYFIINRISEPPIPPETGDFRLLSRRVVDEINRLKECHGFLRGLVAVVGFKQTIIQFDRTARHAGEGNYNPLLGSLRIGLNGIVCFSSYLLTLSSKMGFLIALSSFFLGILYAIMKILGFPFPIGNPTIVILILFMGGIQLISVGILGEYIARIYEEVKQRPKFIIDQAVGFERKADDNRPTPAPRA
- a CDS encoding class I SAM-dependent methyltransferase, with the protein product MSTPKWPKVIPPLTPEQQRISHDFMKHWHEVLPQRYGIIESFNHRYPVKHAPKQFRTTLEIGAGLGEHLAYETLTEEQERHYVGLDVRENMAAEMRRRFPRVQVRVADCQARLDFPDGHFDRILAIHVLEHLPNLPAAIREMRRLCHPEGVFSVVIPCEGGLAYTLARRISAQRIFEKRYGQSYQWFIRREHINRPAEILAELAPHFSIRHQRYFPLGLPWVFSNLCIGLTLAPAP